From the Daphnia magna isolate NIES linkage group LG3, ASM2063170v1.1, whole genome shotgun sequence genome, one window contains:
- the LOC123470636 gene encoding uncharacterized protein LOC123470636: MTTYLVVKFRDSTRANEVVPGSWFRNGECALPLKNIRRAAEECTVLKTAWRRHACTIVSTHDSYQKALKRKEEMDTSESAEAFISSCGKNLRSEGSKRIQRQKDAIAQRPSIQSSLPALHFVSPNEDDIEQDVVETLELSCPVLTKGLIANVSFAGESDDSMLEDIAITKTFNDGPVTRPKVAHSPCQAIIFPRTSQEMYQPRTRTPPRVSPERRTSFEKYVIRMLKNQNRYLRVMAREVAEVKSEQKELRKLLLRRKSLEDFKYFEEELLKEDVRKNLVYMLRSFFERNLDDTVRRIWREVMSDDLMKLYTWSGTPKPNSGKEKGLAVKGSRLLLAVIEAVKHGEFERTTIPKIENITQIFIRKAVDRLKTKR, from the exons ATGACTACGTATTTAGTTGTGAAATTCCGCGACTCCACTAGAGCAAATGAAGTAGTTCCAGGCTCATGGTTTCGTAATGGAGAGTGTGCTTTGCCTCTAAAAAATATTCGCCGTGCCGCTGAAGAGTGCACAGTTCTCAAAACGGCATGGAGGCGCCATGCTTGTACTATTGTATCAACTCACG ATTCTTATCAAAAagccttaaaaagaaaagaagaaatggatacCTCAGAATCCGCTGAAGCATTTATTAGCAGTTGTGGGAAAAATCTAAGATCGGAAGGATCCAAAAGGATTCAGCGTCAAAAGGATGCTATTGCTCAACGACCAAGTATACAGTCATCGCTGCCGGCTTTGCACTTTGTTTCTCCAAATGAAGATGATATTGAACAGGACGTGGTCGAAACTCTCGAGCTAAGTTGTCCTGTATTAACCAAGGGTTTGATAGCAAATGTTTCGTTTGCTGGTGAATCTGATGACAGTATGCTGGAGGACATTGCAATTACCAAAACATTCAACGACGGTCCCGTTACACGCCCAAAAGTCGCTCATTCCCCCTGTCAAGCAATAATTTTCCCTCGTACGTCACAAGAGATGTACCAGCCTAGGACCAGAACACCGCCAAGGG tttcgcCTGAGCGACGTACGTCTTTCGAAAAATATGTCATCAGAATGCTAAAAA ATCAGAACCGATACTTACGTGTTATGGCTAGAGAAGTTGCCGAAGTAAAAAGTGAGCAAAAAGAACTGCGGAAGCTTTTGCTTCGTCGGAAGTCTT TAGaagattttaaatattttgaagAAGAACTATTGAAGGAGGACGTCAGAAAAAACCTA GTGTACATGCTAAGAAGCTTTTTCGAAAGAAACTTGGATGACACAGTGAGACGAATATGGAGAGAAGTCATGTCTGATGACTTAATGAAGCTTTACACGTGGAGCGGCACGCCGAAACCCAACagcgggaaagaaaaaggactgGCCGTAAAAGGCTCAAGATTATTACTAGCGGTAATTGAAGCTGTGAAACACGGCGAATTCGAGAGAACAACAAttccaaaaattgaaaatattacCCAAATTTTCATAAGGAAAGCTGTCGACCGACTAAAAACTAAGCGATAA